The sequence CCGAAGTCCGGCCGTGGCGGCGTCGCGGCGCACGTCGCCGAAGTGGATGTACGCGCCCACCGCATCGTGGTCCGTGATGGAAATTTCCTCAATCCCCAACCGGGCGGCGGTGCGGATAATGTCCGCCGGCAGCCAGCGGCCGTCTGAAACTTCGGTGTGCAGATGGTAATCTTTACGCATACATTCATCCTTTCGAAGAGTGTGCTATTATACTGTCAGCGAAATGAACATTCTACCCGGTAAGTTGGAGGACACCATGAGCCGACGGCATCTTTGGCTGAGCGTTTTCGTCATCGGATTGTTGGTGTTTCTGCCGGTGACGGGCGCTGTCGCCGCCGAAAAGAAGCAGGAAAAGGTGGGCGGCGGTTTGAATTTCTTCTCCGAACAACAGGAGAAGGCCATGGGCAAGCAGTACTCCGATGAGCTGAAGACCAAGCTTGATCTGGTGCAGGATTCGTTCGTCTACTCCTACATCAACCAGATCGGCCAGAAACTGGCCCAGAACTCGCTGCGCCCGGACATCGGCTACGAGTTTCAGGTGGTCAACACCGGCGAGATCAACGCGTTCGCGTTGCCGGGTGGCTATATCTATATCAACCGGGGTCTCATCAACACCGCCGGGAGCGAAAGTGAGGTCGCCGGCGTCATCGGCCATGAGATCGCCCACGTGGTGGGCCGCCACTCCACGAACCAGATGTCCAAGCAGCTGCTGCTCACGGGCCTCGTGATGGGCGCCGGCATCGGCGTGGGCGCCAAGAGCGAACGCTGGGGCGAGATCATCAGCGCCCTGGGCGGGGTGGGCGTCGCCTTGACCAGCATGAAGTTCAGCCGGGACCACGAGCGCCAGGCAGACAAGCTGGGCATGGCCACGATGGTCCAGTCCGGTTATGATCCCGGCGGTATGATCAGCATGTTCCAACGGCTCAACGCGGAGAGCATGAAGAAGGGCTCCACCGCCATGGCGTTCATGAGCACCCATCCCTTGCCGGCGGAGCGCGTCAAGAACATGGAGGCGGAGGTCCGCAGCCAGTATACCTCCGCCACATCACTGACCAAGACCACGCGGACGTTCGACATGGTCAAGGAACGCATGGCCGCCATGCCCATGCCGCCGCCGCAGCAGGAGAAGACCCTCTCGGCCGCGCTGGCGTCGCTGGACCAGAACGGTGGCGGTGCGGCCGCCGGCGGAACGGCGGCCGCGCCAGCCACCAAACCCGTGTACACGGGCCGCAAGGCGCTGGCTGTACCCGGCGACACCGCTTGGCTGGACACCGGGATCGATCTCGTCCCCGGCCAGGTGGTGGAGATCATGGCCAAGGGCCAGGTGTACTACAAACGGAATAGCAAGGTCTTCTGTGATCCCGACGGCGCCCCGGGCACCGGCAGCGGGTTCTGGAAACCCATCCCCAAGGCCAACACAGGCGCCTTGATCGGCCGGATCGGCGACAACCCCGGCGCTTTCGTCATCGGCTCCATGCGGGTGTTCCAAACCAACGTCGGCGGACGCCTGGCCCTGGGCATCAACGACGACAACGCCACGGACAACCTGGGCGGCTACCAGGTTTACATCCTTGTGCGCTGACGCGGAAGCATCGTACACGATCGATGCTCACGGCGGTGACGTGGCTCTGCAGATCAGCGGCGCCGACCTGGCGGAGCTGGCCGCGCACGCCGCTGCGGGCCTGGGCGCGGTGATCACCGATCCCGCGCGGATGGGGAGTGGCGAGTGCCGTGTCATCGAGCTCGACGCCCAGTCGCCCGAGGACATGTTGGTCCGACTGCTCAATGAGCTCGTCTACCTGTTCGACACCCAGGGATTTGTCTGCACGCGGCTGACGGTGCGCGTCGCCACCGGCCGCCGCCTCGAGGCCGAGGCGCAGGGCGGGCACTTCGACCCGGTGCGACACGAGGTGCGCGGCGTGGTCAAGGCGGCGACGTACCACGACCTCGCGGTGACGCGCGCCGCCGGCCGGCTGCGCGCCCGGATCGTGCTCGATCTGTGACGGAGAGGCGGCCCATGGGCCTTCAGATCGAAGACATCCTCGCCCGCATCGAACCGGTGGATGCGGTCACCTGGAAGATCCCGCGCGCCGGTCCCATGCGCGTCGATGCCGTCTTCTACGCCTCCCCGCCCCTGCTGGAGGGGTTGCGCCAGGACCAGAGCCTGCTCCAGCTGGCCAACGTGGCCACCTTGCCAGGCATCCAGATGTTTTCCCTGGCCATGCCCGACATCCACTGGGGCTACGGCTTTCCCATCGGCGGCGTGGCCGCCTTCGACGCCGCCGACGGCGTGGTCAGCCCCGGCGGCGTCGGGTACGACATCAACTGCGGCGTGCGCGTGCTGGCGTCCCGGCTGACTCGCCCCGAGGTCACCGACCGGATCCGCGACCTGGTGGCCGCGATGTTCCGCAATGTTCCCTCGG is a genomic window of Acidobacteriota bacterium containing:
- a CDS encoding archease, whose protein sequence is MALQISGADLAELAAHAAAGLGAVITDPARMGSGECRVIELDAQSPEDMLVRLLNELVYLFDTQGFVCTRLTVRVATGRRLEAEAQGGHFDPVRHEVRGVVKAATYHDLAVTRAAGRLRARIVLDL
- a CDS encoding M48 family metalloprotease, whose protein sequence is MSRRHLWLSVFVIGLLVFLPVTGAVAAEKKQEKVGGGLNFFSEQQEKAMGKQYSDELKTKLDLVQDSFVYSYINQIGQKLAQNSLRPDIGYEFQVVNTGEINAFALPGGYIYINRGLINTAGSESEVAGVIGHEIAHVVGRHSTNQMSKQLLLTGLVMGAGIGVGAKSERWGEIISALGGVGVALTSMKFSRDHERQADKLGMATMVQSGYDPGGMISMFQRLNAESMKKGSTAMAFMSTHPLPAERVKNMEAEVRSQYTSATSLTKTTRTFDMVKERMAAMPMPPPQQEKTLSAALASLDQNGGGAAAGGTAAAPATKPVYTGRKALAVPGDTAWLDTGIDLVPGQVVEIMAKGQVYYKRNSKVFCDPDGAPGTGSGFWKPIPKANTGALIGRIGDNPGAFVIGSMRVFQTNVGGRLALGINDDNATDNLGGYQVYILVR